In Rhodoligotrophos defluvii, a genomic segment contains:
- a CDS encoding aspartate aminotransferase family protein: MVSAVLPTYARMPVAFERGEGAYLYTAEGEPYLDFGAGIAVNALGHRHPHLVEALKRQADKIWHTSNLYQVPGQERLAERLVAASFADTVFFCNSGAEALECAIKMARRYHWAKGAPGRYRIITLEGAFHGRTLATIAAGGQKKHLEGFDPVVDGFDQVPFGQLDAVKNAIGPETAGILVEPIQGEGGLRTCSPAFLRGLRALCDEHGILLLMDEVQCGMGRTGKLFAHEWAGVTPDILGVAKGLGGGFPIGACLATEQAASGMSVGSHGSTFGGNPLAMAVANAVLDVVLEEGFLEQVQDKSRKLAQKLAQLQDEHATVIEAVRGDGLMRALKCKVPNQDLISACFEEQLLTVAGGDNVVRLLPPLIISDEQIDDAVGRLSRACKTLAQVNGHQA, from the coding sequence ATGGTCTCCGCAGTTCTGCCCACCTATGCGCGCATGCCCGTGGCGTTCGAACGGGGCGAGGGTGCCTATCTCTATACGGCGGAGGGCGAACCCTATCTTGATTTCGGCGCCGGCATCGCAGTGAACGCGCTCGGGCACCGCCATCCTCATCTCGTGGAGGCCTTGAAGCGCCAAGCCGACAAGATCTGGCATACTTCGAACCTATATCAGGTGCCGGGCCAGGAAAGGCTCGCCGAGCGGCTGGTGGCGGCAAGCTTTGCGGATACCGTATTCTTTTGCAATTCGGGCGCCGAGGCGCTGGAGTGCGCCATCAAGATGGCGCGCCGGTATCATTGGGCGAAGGGCGCACCCGGGCGCTACCGCATCATCACGCTGGAAGGCGCGTTCCACGGCCGAACCCTGGCCACCATCGCCGCCGGCGGACAGAAGAAGCATCTGGAAGGCTTCGACCCGGTGGTCGACGGCTTCGACCAGGTGCCGTTCGGCCAGCTGGACGCCGTGAAGAACGCGATTGGCCCCGAAACGGCCGGCATTCTGGTCGAGCCCATTCAGGGCGAGGGCGGCCTGCGCACCTGCTCACCCGCCTTTCTGCGCGGCCTGCGCGCGCTTTGTGACGAGCACGGTATCCTGCTGCTGATGGACGAGGTGCAATGCGGCATGGGCCGGACCGGCAAGCTTTTTGCTCACGAATGGGCCGGTGTCACGCCGGATATTCTCGGCGTGGCGAAGGGGCTGGGCGGTGGCTTTCCCATCGGCGCATGCTTGGCCACGGAGCAGGCGGCCTCCGGCATGAGCGTGGGCTCGCACGGCTCGACCTTCGGCGGCAATCCGCTCGCCATGGCCGTGGCCAATGCGGTGCTGGACGTCGTGCTCGAGGAAGGGTTCCTGGAGCAGGTCCAGGACAAATCCCGCAAGCTCGCGCAGAAGCTGGCGCAGCTTCAGGACGAGCATGCCACCGTTATCGAGGCGGTGCGCGGCGACGGGCTGATGCGGGCCTTGAAGTGCAAGGTCCCGAACCAGGATCTGATCAGCGCGTGCTTCGAGGAACAGCTGCTCACCGTCGCCGGGGGCGACAACGTGGTGCGGCTGCTGCCGCCGCTCATCATCTCCGATGAGCAGATCGACGACGCGGTCGGCCGTCTTTCAAGGGCCTGCAAGACACTCGCGCAAGTCAATGGCCACCAGGCATAG
- a CDS encoding GcrA family cell cycle regulator: MWTEERVDLLKRLWTEGLSASQIASKLGEVTRNAVIGKVHRLGLSGRGTPSRAQHARPRTKTRQVPAGKIAQFPTAGSAALQVQPEIVAEAPPAPRPQPIREVITSSSSGVSILQLSDKTCRWPIGEPGTDTFHFCGCAPKAGLPYCDKHARIAYQPLQDRRRLKVRGAA; this comes from the coding sequence ATGTGGACCGAAGAACGGGTGGACCTGCTGAAGCGGCTCTGGACCGAAGGGCTCAGCGCCAGCCAGATCGCCAGCAAGCTCGGAGAAGTGACCCGCAACGCCGTGATCGGCAAGGTCCACCGCTTGGGCCTTTCCGGGCGTGGAACCCCCTCGCGCGCTCAGCATGCTCGGCCGCGCACCAAGACGCGGCAAGTCCCGGCCGGAAAGATTGCCCAGTTTCCCACGGCAGGCTCGGCAGCGCTGCAGGTCCAGCCTGAAATCGTGGCGGAAGCGCCACCAGCGCCACGCCCCCAGCCGATCCGGGAGGTCATCACCTCCTCCAGCAGCGGGGTGAGCATTCTTCAGCTCAGTGACAAGACCTGCCGCTGGCCAATAGGCGAGCCCGGCACCGACACTTTTCACTTCTGCGGCTGCGCGCCGAAAGCCGGTTTGCCCTACTGCGACAAGCACGCGCGCATCGCCTACCAGCCGCTGCAGGACCGGCGCCGGCTGAAAGTGCGCGGCGCGGCTTAG
- a CDS encoding LLM class flavin-dependent oxidoreductase, with protein sequence MLPISILDLAHVPEGSTPADALRNTLDLARNAERLGYERFWLAEHHNMIGIASAATSVVIGYVAGGTSTIRVGAGGIMLPNHSPLVIAEQFGTLATLYPGRIDLGLGRAPGTDQRTLRALRRDPNSADSFPQDVLELQALLGPLQPGQVVQAVPGTDTNVPLWILGSSLFGAQLAAMLGLPYGFASHFAPEALMQAVAVYRARFQPSQQCAKSYVMAGVNVIAADTDAEARRLFTSVQQTFTNMFRGTRGRLPAPIDDIETYWSPMEKVQASAMLACSFVGDAETVRERLQAFIDRTGADELMVAAAIHDHGARVRSYEILAEVRRQLRPAEARAVG encoded by the coding sequence ATGCTTCCCATCTCCATTCTCGATCTTGCGCATGTGCCGGAAGGCTCGACGCCGGCGGATGCCCTACGGAACACGCTGGACCTTGCGCGCAACGCCGAACGGCTCGGCTATGAGCGTTTCTGGCTGGCCGAGCATCATAACATGATCGGTATTGCGAGCGCCGCCACGTCGGTGGTGATCGGCTATGTGGCGGGCGGCACCAGCACGATCCGGGTGGGGGCGGGTGGCATCATGTTGCCGAATCACTCGCCCCTGGTGATTGCCGAGCAGTTCGGGACGCTCGCGACGCTTTATCCCGGTCGCATCGACCTGGGGCTCGGACGAGCGCCGGGCACAGACCAGCGCACGCTGCGTGCCTTGCGGCGGGATCCGAACAGCGCCGACAGTTTTCCCCAAGACGTGCTGGAGCTGCAGGCGCTGCTCGGGCCGCTGCAGCCGGGGCAGGTGGTGCAAGCCGTGCCGGGAACCGACACCAATGTGCCCCTATGGATCCTCGGCTCGAGCCTGTTCGGTGCGCAGCTTGCGGCCATGCTGGGCCTTCCTTATGGCTTTGCCTCCCACTTCGCGCCCGAGGCTTTGATGCAGGCGGTGGCGGTCTACCGCGCCCGCTTTCAGCCGTCGCAGCAATGCGCCAAGTCCTATGTGATGGCCGGGGTGAATGTGATCGCCGCCGATACAGATGCGGAGGCGCGCCGGCTGTTCACGTCGGTGCAGCAGACCTTCACCAATATGTTCCGCGGCACGCGCGGCAGGCTGCCCGCGCCGATCGACGATATCGAGACCTATTGGAGCCCGATGGAGAAGGTGCAGGCCTCGGCCATGCTCGCCTGCTCGTTCGTCGGCGACGCCGAGACGGTTCGCGAGCGGTTGCAGGCTTTCATCGATCGGACCGGCGCTGACGAGCTCATGGTGGCTGCCGCCATCCATGATCATGGAGCGCGTGTGCGGTCTTACGAAATCCTCGCGGAGGTGCGCCGGCAGCTGCGCCCGGCCGAGGCGCGCGCGGTGGGATAA
- a CDS encoding Hsp33 family molecular chaperone, which yields MTSADFSAAGVYSMKTGDDAILPFEVKPLGVRGRVVRLAGAINEIVGRHDYPRAVSALLAEAVALTTMLGSSLKFDGKLILQTKTDGPVDMLVADFATPGEIRAYAHYDEARVAALEEDGNPPSPDLLGKGHLALTIDQGRHMERYQGIVPLDGVSLSEAANVYFQQSEQLPTDVRLAAGPIVARGKAGGEHWRAGGIMIQHLPAQGDPSALPVHSGDVPEGQEEEPLEEDENWVRARIFLATVEDHELLDPTLSPEALLFRLFHEDGVTVYPSSKVQRYCQCSRERVAEIVSQFSPDEIAEMVVDGKISATCEFCSTVYEFESEELKKDS from the coding sequence ATGACATCAGCTGATTTTTCTGCTGCAGGCGTCTATTCCATGAAGACTGGAGACGACGCCATTCTGCCGTTCGAGGTGAAGCCGCTCGGGGTGCGCGGCCGGGTGGTGCGGCTTGCGGGCGCCATCAACGAAATCGTGGGCCGGCATGACTATCCCCGCGCCGTTTCCGCATTGCTGGCCGAAGCGGTGGCGCTGACCACCATGCTCGGCTCCTCGCTGAAATTCGACGGCAAGCTGATCCTGCAGACCAAAACGGACGGACCGGTGGACATGCTGGTGGCCGATTTCGCCACGCCCGGCGAGATCCGCGCCTATGCCCATTACGACGAGGCGCGCGTGGCCGCCCTCGAGGAGGACGGAAATCCGCCCTCGCCAGACCTGCTCGGAAAGGGGCATCTGGCGCTCACCATCGACCAGGGGCGGCACATGGAGCGCTATCAGGGCATCGTGCCGCTGGACGGGGTGAGCCTGTCCGAAGCCGCCAACGTTTATTTTCAGCAATCGGAACAGCTGCCGACGGACGTTCGGCTGGCGGCAGGGCCGATCGTGGCCCGCGGCAAAGCAGGCGGCGAGCATTGGCGGGCCGGCGGCATCATGATTCAGCATCTGCCGGCGCAGGGCGATCCCTCGGCGTTGCCGGTGCATTCGGGTGACGTGCCCGAGGGCCAGGAGGAAGAGCCGCTGGAGGAGGACGAGAACTGGGTGCGTGCCCGTATCTTCCTCGCCACCGTGGAAGATCACGAGCTGCTCGATCCGACCTTGTCGCCCGAGGCTCTGCTGTTTCGGCTGTTCCACGAGGATGGGGTGACGGTTTATCCATCATCGAAAGTGCAGCGGTATTGCCAGTGCTCGCGCGAGCGGGTGGCCGAGATCGTCAGCCAGTTCAGTCCCGACGAGATCGCGGAAATGGTGGTCGATGGCAAGATTTCCGCAACGTGCGAGTTCTGCTCGACCGTGTACGAGTTCGAATCGGAGGAGCTGAAGAAGGACAGCTAA
- the argF gene encoding ornithine carbamoyltransferase has product MASRPRHFLDIRDFNQTTLRALLTHSRAMKQARNGHGRGMAEPGRPLDGRVLAMIFEKPSTRTRVSFDVAMRQLGGSTIVLSAGDMQLGRGETISDTAKVLSRYVDAIMIRCNSHSNLLELAEHATVPVINGLTNLSHPCQVMADLLTLEEVKGTLGSQVVAWSGDANNVANSWVHACARFGFELRLACPEALSPDPELIRWAKRENARVMVTRDPREAVRGADCVVADTWVSMGDNAAGNKHNLLSPYQVNAELMAQAKPDAVFMHCLPAHRGEEVTDDVIDGPQSVVFDEAENRLHIQKGILAWCLGATARG; this is encoded by the coding sequence ATGGCATCTCGGCCGAGGCATTTCCTTGATATCAGGGATTTCAACCAGACGACGCTGCGCGCGCTCCTCACTCATAGCCGCGCGATGAAACAGGCGCGCAACGGGCATGGACGTGGCATGGCCGAGCCCGGGCGGCCGCTGGATGGCCGAGTGCTCGCGATGATCTTCGAGAAACCCTCGACGCGCACGCGCGTCTCGTTCGATGTGGCCATGCGCCAGCTGGGCGGCTCGACGATCGTGCTTTCGGCGGGCGACATGCAGCTTGGCCGCGGCGAGACGATTTCCGATACCGCCAAGGTGCTGTCGCGCTACGTGGATGCGATCATGATCCGCTGCAACAGCCACAGCAACCTGCTGGAACTGGCGGAGCATGCGACGGTGCCGGTGATCAATGGGCTGACCAATCTTTCGCATCCGTGCCAGGTGATGGCCGACCTGCTGACGCTGGAGGAGGTGAAAGGCACGCTTGGCAGCCAGGTGGTGGCATGGAGCGGGGATGCCAATAACGTGGCCAATTCCTGGGTGCATGCCTGCGCGCGCTTCGGTTTCGAGCTGCGGCTGGCCTGTCCCGAGGCGTTGAGCCCCGATCCGGAGCTCATTCGCTGGGCCAAGCGCGAGAATGCCCGCGTCATGGTCACCCGCGACCCGCGCGAGGCGGTGCGCGGCGCCGATTGCGTGGTGGCGGACACGTGGGTGTCCATGGGCGACAATGCGGCTGGCAACAAGCACAATCTGCTGAGCCCTTACCAGGTGAATGCCGAACTGATGGCGCAGGCGAAGCCGGATGCGGTGTTCATGCACTGCCTGCCGGCGCACCGCGGGGAAGAGGTCACGGATGATGTGATCGATGGTCCTCAGTCCGTGGTCTTTGACGAAGCGGAGAACCGCCTCCATATACAGAAAGGCATTCTGGCCTGGTGCCTTGGGGCGACCGCTCGAGGGTGA
- a CDS encoding peptidoglycan DD-metalloendopeptidase family protein — protein MFDRFEFRRRAALRDIASDFDLSRGAVHIEELAVDHHDPFHGEPRHEHRWLLTTCLAGLASSIVVGGALVGLFGYVFPRDVSEVPFKSIFWQQSSATAKGDFVGTVTRVGRSSIEPSSSRITAVYNTSEPVPVARTVLTARSFSGASYSAAYPSITDDVLPYGSHTRPPKFTNHIRTASLSPDNMTTILKAAQPDPEDKIVVLEAGDSLVDLLTGIGSTPDAAQAMTAAVELIFPLKQIREGQEFSVTVEYRPDFYGQYVPYPARLVFSPSPGEQVVVEADSRGRYFARIDGEGDADGGSLLANLPYNLVKAKITSTLYTSAKEQGVPEHIIAEVMRVHSYDVDFERELKPGDEMEVFYGRPLDGSNPKRKVLLYSALTLQGKPTGYYRFTTPDDGITDYYDSSGQSVRKALLRTPISGARTSSGFGMRRHPILGYTKMHAGIDFAAPTGTPIKAAGDGVVEMASRFGAYGNYVRLRHSDPYKTAYAHMSRIARGIQPGTRVRQGQVIGYVGTTGRSTGPHLHYEILVNNRQVNPMKVRIDNGRKLSGEMLALFQQQMEKIKAMMRAAPTSTQVAEVEHKRN, from the coding sequence TTGTTTGATCGCTTCGAGTTTCGGCGAAGAGCGGCTCTCCGCGATATCGCGAGCGATTTTGATTTAAGCCGGGGCGCGGTTCACATTGAGGAACTGGCCGTCGATCATCACGACCCGTTCCATGGCGAGCCTCGCCATGAGCACCGGTGGCTTCTGACCACCTGCCTGGCTGGCTTGGCCAGCAGCATTGTCGTCGGCGGCGCCTTGGTTGGCCTTTTCGGCTACGTATTCCCCCGCGACGTCAGCGAAGTCCCATTCAAGTCGATCTTTTGGCAGCAGTCCTCAGCGACCGCCAAAGGCGATTTCGTGGGCACCGTGACACGGGTCGGGCGCAGCAGCATCGAGCCGTCCTCCAGCCGGATCACGGCCGTCTACAACACCAGCGAGCCGGTACCCGTCGCGCGAACGGTGCTCACGGCCCGCAGCTTCTCAGGGGCATCCTATTCGGCGGCCTATCCGAGCATCACCGACGATGTCCTTCCCTACGGCTCCCACACCCGCCCGCCCAAGTTCACCAACCATATCCGCACCGCTTCCCTCTCTCCCGACAATATGACCACCATCCTCAAGGCGGCCCAGCCCGACCCGGAGGACAAGATTGTGGTGTTGGAGGCGGGTGATTCGCTCGTCGACCTGCTGACCGGCATCGGCTCCACGCCCGACGCCGCGCAGGCCATGACGGCGGCGGTCGAGCTGATCTTCCCGCTGAAACAGATTCGCGAGGGGCAGGAATTCTCCGTCACCGTCGAGTATCGGCCCGACTTTTACGGCCAGTATGTGCCTTATCCGGCTCGGCTGGTCTTCTCGCCAAGCCCTGGTGAGCAGGTCGTGGTCGAAGCCGATAGCCGCGGCCGCTATTTCGCCCGCATTGACGGCGAGGGCGACGCCGACGGCGGGTCGCTGCTCGCCAATCTGCCCTATAACCTGGTGAAGGCGAAGATCACGTCCACCCTCTACACCAGCGCCAAGGAGCAGGGCGTTCCCGAGCACATCATCGCCGAAGTGATGCGCGTCCACTCCTATGACGTCGACTTCGAGCGTGAGCTGAAGCCGGGCGACGAGATGGAAGTGTTCTACGGCCGGCCGCTCGACGGCTCGAACCCGAAGCGCAAGGTGCTGCTCTATAGCGCCCTCACCCTTCAGGGCAAGCCGACCGGTTATTATCGCTTCACCACGCCGGATGACGGCATCACCGACTATTACGACAGCTCGGGCCAGAGCGTGCGAAAAGCGCTGCTTAGAACCCCGATCTCGGGCGCCCGCACCAGCTCTGGTTTCGGCATGCGCCGGCATCCGATCCTCGGCTATACGAAGATGCATGCCGGTATCGACTTCGCCGCCCCAACCGGCACGCCCATCAAGGCCGCCGGCGACGGTGTCGTCGAGATGGCCAGCAGGTTTGGCGCCTATGGCAATTATGTACGCCTGCGGCACTCGGACCCGTACAAGACGGCCTATGCCCATATGAGCCGCATCGCCCGCGGCATTCAGCCGGGCACCCGCGTGCGGCAAGGCCAGGTCATCGGCTATGTCGGCACCACCGGCCGCTCCACAGGACCGCACCTTCACTACGAGATCCTGGTCAATAACCGCCAGGTCAACCCGATGAAGGTGCGTATCGACAACGGCCGCAAACTCTCCGGCGAGATGCTGGCACTCTTCCAGCAGCAGATGGAGAAGATCAAGGCCATGATGCGGGCCGCGCCCACTTCGACCCAAGTCGCGGAAGTCGAGCACAAACGCAATTAA
- a CDS encoding glyoxalase, giving the protein MAAEGLSASAVAMRPFLPAKDFRESQRFYAALGFTVTLRGERIAHVQLGATKSAPSFLLQDFYTKDFAENCMMQLVVSELDEWWQHIASLNLAENFAVRPPRPPKLEPWGMRVAYLWDPAGVLWHIAAAA; this is encoded by the coding sequence GTGGCCGCTGAAGGTTTGAGCGCGAGTGCCGTCGCCATGCGGCCGTTCCTGCCTGCCAAGGACTTCCGCGAAAGTCAGCGGTTCTACGCGGCTCTGGGCTTTACCGTCACGTTGCGCGGCGAGAGGATCGCCCATGTTCAGCTGGGCGCGACCAAAAGCGCCCCCTCGTTTCTCTTGCAGGATTTCTACACCAAGGATTTTGCTGAGAACTGCATGATGCAGCTTGTCGTGAGCGAACTCGACGAGTGGTGGCAGCACATCGCCTCGCTGAATCTGGCCGAGAATTTTGCGGTTCGCCCCCCGCGTCCGCCCAAGCTGGAACCCTGGGGAATGCGGGTTGCCTATCTTTGGGATCCAGCCGGCGTTCTCTGGCATATTGCCGCTGCTGCCTGA